DNA sequence from the Thermodesulfovibrionales bacterium genome:
AGAATCCTTGGAATCGATTCGAAAAGAGTTCCGCATCAAGAAAATAAGAGACGCCATCACCCCCCAGTCGACGAACATGTTCAGAACGCCGATGACGGCAAATTTTCCGACCTGCCACAGGAGAGAAAATTTCCTGCTCAGGGAATAGATGATCGCAAGACCGAGCGGTGTCGCGATGAAAAGGAAAGGCACCAATATGAGGGTAGAGCGGCCAAAGGATGCCGGCGCGAGGGCCTTCAAGACCGGCAATGCCAGTAGGCCGATGAGCAAGCCGGCAGCGGCGGCCAATCTATAATCTTTTTTAGACATTCTTACAAACAGGTTCGAGGTTTTGCCTTATCCGCGGAACGCGAGCGCGGCTGAAGAGCCGAGGTTAATCTGATTTGCTATCGTGCTCGGGCGGAATATTGCCCTTCAGAAAATAGAGCGGACGTATCTTCGTTTCATCAAATACCCTTCCGAGATACTCTCCGATAATCCCGATGCCGATGAGCTGAATGCCGCCGAGCAATAGGATTGCTACCATTAACGAGGGATAACCTCGGACGGGCTCACCGAAGGCGAGGGTCTTGTAGATGATGACTCCGGCGTAGAGAAAGGCTGACAGGGCGGTCAGCAGACCCAGATACGTCGCTATCCTGAGCGGTGCCGTGGTGAAAGACGTGATTCCCTCGAGGGCGAAGTTCCAGAGACGCCAGTAATTCCATTTCGTCTTTCCGGCAAGCCGGGGATTTCGATGGTAATGCACCGCCTTCTGGGGATAGCCGATCCAGGTAAAGAGGCCTTTCGTGAAACGGTGCTGCTCGCGCAGTTTTCTCAGTGACTCTACCGCCCTTCGGCTCAGCAGGCGGAAATCCCCCGTATCTTCCGGTATCGGTATACGGCTCACTCGATTCATGAGGCGGTAAAAGAAATGTGCCGTCACTTTTTTCAGCCAGCTTTCTCCCTCTCGTGAAAGTCGCACGGCGTATACTCCGTCATAACCCTCATGCCAGTACCGCACTAGCTCAGGAATGAGCTCGGGGGGGTCCTGCAAGTCCGCATCTATGATGATGACAATATCCCCCTGAGCGTGATCAAGTCCCGCGGCCATCGCTATCTCCTTGCCGAAATTCCTGCTCAAGTCGATAATTCCGACAGCATGGTCATTCCTTCGTATCGAGTCGATTATTTCGAGTGTTTGATCGGTGCTGCCATCGTTGACATAAATAACCTCGGTCCGCATCGAGAGGGAGTCCAATACTGAGGAGAGACGCTCATGGAAGGCGTCTAAGACACCGGCTTCATTATATGCCGGTACAATTACTGAAAGGAGAGGGCTTGACTTCATATCCCCTAGCGAATGCTCAACCGGGCGGCCTTTCCATATCTGCAAGCTCTGCGCCTGCCCCGTGTCATCTCCGGCTCTTTCGGAAAGGGCCTCTATCCGGATTAATGAAAGATACCTGAGGAATGCGCGTCAAGTCAAGCAAGGTGCGGAACGAGATACGCCATGGAAGACGCGATTTTCGAAGCCTTTCATAACATCTTCCCGGCAGTGAGGTTCGTCGATCTCGGATGGCACTTCATTTCGAGGAGCCGCTCAAGTCATAGATCTGAATCGCCCCGGTCCGGGAGATGTTTTTCAACCCGCTCCATGAGGGGCTCGGTGCCCCGTATTTCCTCCTTTCATTTTCGCCCCAGTAGATGTGCGTCACTCCGATACCTTTTGCCACGGCAAACCAGTTCTCACGCCCGCGGAAGATCCTTTCGAGCTGACTTTCCCGCGACGCGCTATCGATCCCATGGGACCAGAGATGTCCGGTGTAGCCCATCGCGACCTTAGCGCCCCAGAACATTGCCGGATGATTCGGTTCGGGGGCAACGGCCAGCACCGCTTCTCCCGGTAGTTCAGAGAGGGCCGCCTTCGCTTCCCATAATTCAGCCGCCCGATAGAGTTCGACGCCTGAACTGTTGCCGGGAAGGGAGGAGACGACTGAGACCGCGCCGGAGAAGAAAGCAACGAGACCTATCAAAAGAGCGGCCCACGAAGGCAGCCTCGTCACCCAGGTCTTCCACGCTATCCATGCGATGAGGAGGTACAACCAGATCAATACCTTGATATTGTCCCAGTCCCATGGGGCGAGCATGACGACCGTGAAGACAACGAAGAGCACGCAAGCGGGAATGGCAATAAGGCGTAGTCTTCCGAATCGTTTCTGTAGAACGAAGAAGAGCCCCGCTCCGGCAAAGATGAGCCATGGCCCCAGATTTATCAGCCAGAACTTGAGCAGATTCTCTTGTCCTGCGGTCCACCCGGGCTGGAGGTGCAAGACCCGCGCCTTCGCCAAACCCCCTGTGGAGAAGATCACAAACACGAGCCCGGCCGCTACCGCAGGCATCGCCACCTCGATCATGATCCGCCAGTTCCTGTATAAGAGCATGAAGATGCCGAGTGAGAGCGTGAGAATAAAAAACGTATGGAGGTGAAACCACGCGAGCGATGCCCAGAGCAGGGCGCAGACGACCCTCTCTTCCCTTTGAAGTGTCCGCTCGCCGAGGAGCGTTTCTGTCATCACCCTTAGGATATACACACCGGCCGGTATGGCGAAGAGAAACCCCCGCTGCGTTATCCATAGGGAGAGGAAGAAACTCTTCCATGCGAGCGCGTTCTGAAAATCGTTCATACCGCCGGTTAGGCTCGCCCAGTTGGCGAGACCACCGTTCAGGAAGAAGGCACCTACACCCCACCATCCCATCCACCGGTGCAGCATCGATACGGCAGCGACAGTCATGATGAATCCGGTCAGGAAGAGATGGCTGTCTATCGGAACGCCGAGGATTTCCCACAATCCGTTATAGATATCTATACCGATGGGGTATCTCAGGAGTTCCCCTGCAAAGCCCGGGTTTTCCGGCCAGAAGTGCGCGCCTCCTGCGATATACCGAATGTATTGTATGTGGAGTGAGAGGTCGCCGAAATTATTCGGATGGAGCGTTCTCAGTCCATGATGGGAGTAGTAGAGGAGATAGAGAAAGTGCTCGAGCCCAGC
Encoded proteins:
- a CDS encoding glycosyltransferase family 2 protein translates to MKSSPLLSVIVPAYNEAGVLDAFHERLSSVLDSLSMRTEVIYVNDGSTDQTLEIIDSIRRNDHAVGIIDLSRNFGKEIAMAAGLDHAQGDIVIIIDADLQDPPELIPELVRYWHEGYDGVYAVRLSREGESWLKKVTAHFFYRLMNRVSRIPIPEDTGDFRLLSRRAVESLRKLREQHRFTKGLFTWIGYPQKAVHYHRNPRLAGKTKWNYWRLWNFALEGITSFTTAPLRIATYLGLLTALSAFLYAGVIIYKTLAFGEPVRGYPSLMVAILLLGGIQLIGIGIIGEYLGRVFDETKIRPLYFLKGNIPPEHDSKSD